Proteins from a genomic interval of Lathamus discolor isolate bLatDis1 chromosome 11, bLatDis1.hap1, whole genome shotgun sequence:
- the LOC136020330 gene encoding uncharacterized protein LOC136020330 yields the protein MEVAVDLYLAVPLLFTVLALVLASVFVRLRGAEGERPPEPVGLKWPGRAAPGTRRRRERGWRPVARREWLLVQEVRAVEEWKEAAAEQREEAAEELSPAAEPCPVVAESISRQPPADSREPEPWEDAESKIPPLGASAGSSFGHPGQVEDAGDHAALPSKAEEEDLDSEKQKQAQQLHQPQGQVQQHRTERKIKKNAAPTG from the exons ATGGaggtggccgtggacttgtacctggccgtcccacTGCTCTTCACAGTCCTGGCCCtcgtcctcgcctccgtctttgtgaggctgcggggagctgagggggagcggcccccgGAGCCAGTGGGGCTGAAGTGGCCTGGGAGAGctgccccggggaccaggcggcggcgggagcggggctggaGGCCGGTGGCCAGGAGGGAATGGCTGCTGGTGCAAGAAGTCAGGGCGGTTGAAGAgtggaaggaggcagctgctgagcagcgggaggaagcagcagaagaacTGAGCCCTGCGGCCGAGCCCTGCCCCGTGGTGGCCGAGAGCATCTCCCGGCAGCCCCCTGCCGATTCTCGCGAGCCTGAGCCCTGGGAGGATGCGGAGAGCAAGATACCACCTTTGGGAGCCTCAGCTGGGTCTAGCTTCGGGCACCCGGGACAAGTGGAGGATGCAGGAGACCatgcagcacttcccagcaaggcagaggaggaagatctggactcagaaaaacagaagcaagcacagcagctacaccagccccagggacaagtacagcagcacc GGAC